The genomic window TCCCGTCTAAACCCAGGAAAgttccagggctggcccggtggcatagcggtcaagttcgtgcactccactttggcagtggcccagggtttgccagttggatcccgggtacagacctactaccacttgtcaagccatgttgcggcaggcgtcccgcatgtaaaatagaggagaatgggcacagatgttagctcagggccaatcttcctcaaaaaaataaataaataaataaataaaaccaggaaAACCAGGGTGGTCATCCTACCGTGACCCTCCCTGCCTGTCACCTGGCTCACCTCGGCCAGGTGGGACTGCCCAAGTGTCTGCAGCTGGACAGGGAACTTCCTGTACCGCTAGTGGCTGACATTTTCCATCCTcggccacacacacaccacagccAGGCAATGCCCCCGGAGCCAAGACCCCACCCTGGAAGTGCTGGGCCATCCTCTTCCCCATTCACACTCTCTCGCTCACCATGGGGGAGCCCACAGGTTAAAGCTGCCGTGTACTGAGCCGTGACCTCTGGGTGGCAAGAGGTCATATATCTGTCATGTGGTGCTTACAGCAACCTAATGACATGGGCCACATTGTCtgcacttcacagatgaggaaactgaggctgggccCATGGTCAGGGGGCCAGAGCCCAAGGTCAGGGCACGGCTGATCTAGGTGCCACCTCCTACCCAGCCCGGTCGCCCCCACGAGCTCTCCACCCCACAGCCCCTACCGTGGCCTGGCCCTCACGATAGCGGGATGCACTCACGGGCAGCCATGGCCTGTCTCTCTTCTGGTTCTTCCTGTGAACATGGCTCCCAGGCCCAGAAAGCCGACCCAGGGCCAATGGGCGATCCAGGAATCTGGGGGACGAGGAGGTAACAGCGAGGCTTAGTAGGCCTGAGCCGGACCCCCGGGGTCTGCCCACAGCTGAACACACTGGGAACCCACTGGTGCCCAGGCTGGAAGGAGGTTCTGCCTGCCCCTCCAGCAGCTACCACTCGCACTTCGCTTACACTTGTACGTgctgctctatttttaaaatcctccTTGGAATGCTGTATGTTCTGGAACATGTGCAATTTCCATGCCGTGGGTGGGAAAATCGACAGCTAAACTCTCCAATTATGCATATTACACAGTCTGAGTGTCTCTAAATAAATGTACATGTCTCTCCATCTGCCTGTGGCCTCgtagaaaacaataataataataataatgataatgataataataataatgtatgtggttttcagccactaagtttggggtattttgttacgcagcaatagacgaatagataactgatacaggTGTTGCTGTGAACTTATTTTTGTCAGTTGGTGAAGAAGCCTTCTTGCTAGTGAGAGCTGCTCAACAGGGGTATGGGGACTGGAGACAGAGGGGGTCTCCAGGGTGGAAGGGCCCCCCTGGCACTCTGCAGTGTAGCCAGAAAGATAAAGCCCTCCTACCACCCTGTCCGACTTGGGCCGCCAGTCTCTGATGAGACGATTAAGCCCCTACCTCCCACAGCTGCGGGTCTGAGGATGCCTCAGGGTGCCAGCCCGGGGTCTGCCTCCAGTTCCTCCACCACACCCTCTTCATTTGGAAGCCTGCTGGAGAACCATGGGGGTACCACACGTTCCCCTCCCACTGTCTGTTGTCATATTTCCTCCCCTAGTTCAGCCAGTCCCCTGAGCACCAACTGTATACCAGGTAGCGCCACAGAGCTGGGGGCAAGTTAGGAAACAAACCCCACAGGGACCCCAGCCATGGCAGGGCTACCTGGGCATCTTTCCCTCGGCAGCTCTCTGGACTTGATCTTTGCCCCGGGGCAGAGCCACCACCCTGCTCAGCAGCCAGGACCCCACGCCACCTACATCACGCACGGGCTGGAAGAAAGCTGGAGCCACCCTACATGCCTGCTGCCTCCTCAACCAGAACTCCTGCTTCCCAAGAAACACAGACTCTCGTGAACGGCTCCCAGCCCTCGCCGCACACAGGATGGTGCAGctcccctcccacacacagcATTTGGAGGGTCAAACTTCCACATGTCACTGTGGGAGCCGGGTGCTGGCCACGGGTACAGCCCAATCACCAACGGACACAGCTGGACCTGGCTTGGTCCTCCCCGAGCACAATGCCAACACCTTCTCAAGGGTCTCAGCTGTTTGGGAAGCATTTGTGTCGGGGaaatcagaggagaaaggggCAAACAACTTGGAGTAGAAGGTTCCGGCTGCTGCGCCATCCCGGCTTCTCGATGCCGGAGGAGCATCCAGAGCAGGCCACCAGGGAGCCGTGGACGCGTCTGCTGCCCCCTGTAGAACAAGGCCTTCCAAGCGACATTTCCTTGATGGCTTCAAGCAAATGCCTTGTCATAATATTTGTGCTAAGTTGCCTTTTATGACTTTTTAAGCTCCTAGGCTGGCtcaaaaataaatctttgaaaagaaggcCAGCTTAGCAGAAAGGTCAGGGGTTTGAAAACCAAACAGTGAGCTTAGGCAACCGGCAGGAATGCGTCTCCGTTGGCATCGTCCTGAGCATCTACAGCTAGAGGCCGGCAAAGGGACAGGCTCCAGTGGCCACTGACAGGTACCTTGCCCTTGGAGGGCTCCTGACGGAGGTGACCAGAGGTCACCATCCCTGGTAAGACTCCAGTGTTACCGTGGGTGCCGAGATGGCATTGAGCTCCCATGGGTCCAACAGGGCCCAGCACCATCACTTCCTCTTGTGACGCAGACACTCAGGTCTCAATCCCAAGATGGGTTTACTTAAGTGGTGGGTTTGTCTTCAGAGAACAAGCCTAGTCTAACCTGGTGGGGTTTTAAAGCAACTTTTGTTGGCCCGAGCATGTCCCCGTCACAACCCTGAAGTCGCCACACGGTCTGTTCCCCGGTGTTCACTCCACGGGTGTTCCCGGGGTGCCTGTGTGCCAGCACTGACAGCGTCTGCAGCAGCCTGGCCTCAAGCAGCGGCCATTCAGCCAatattcccatcttacagatgatgaaatcaaggcacagagaagctacGACACTCGCCCAAGCATTAAATAGCAGGGCCAGGGGGTCTGTCGCCTCCAAGCCGCCCGCACCGGCATCCAGCAAAGGGACTTGGTGCTGCCTTTGAAGGCTAAAAGTACTTTCCCACGCTCAGACTCCCTGACAGGAGCAGCAGGTTTTGGTGGAACGGGCAAAGCCAAGAAGGAATAAATACAGACCCATGCTGGCCATGAGCTCATCAGCCTGAACTTctccctgctgggcaggctggactggggctgggagctggggctggcagctgggggctgggtgggtTTTCCTCagcttcactccctcccctcaaCACCCAGCCCCTCTCAGCCTACTCCCATTTCCCATTCCCAGCACAGCAAGTGCCGCCAGCCAGGTCCCCACAGGGACAGGGCTGCCCCTCCCTAACCCTGCCTGGCACAGGCTCTGAGGGTGACTTCTGATGACCAGCTCCAGGCGGTGATGGGGGCTGGGGCATGGCAGCTCATAGCACAGCAGCCTGGACAAGGCCACTCCTCCAGGGTGCCCGGTGCAGGGACCCAGCCTGCATGGGAAGGGGTGCTGCTTTGTTCCCCACTCTTTGCCCCCCTCATTCACCCACCCCCTTGGTTGTGCCAGGACCCCCTGGGCCACCAGCTTCAGGCACCTTAGGTAGGCACCCCAGAAGGGAGGGGCAGCCCAGCCACCCCAGCGGGAAGCTTCCTGCTGCGCCCTTCCCCTCCATTACCCCCTCACCCCCGCTGAGCGAGATGCTGTGAGGGGAACGGCTCCCTTCGTGGCGGGGTTGCGGGGCGGGGGAGTGAGAAGTTGGGAAGACTAGGGAAAGGAGGATGTGCCGCCTGGGGGAAGGTGCCTGAAAAGAGCCATTATCTCCTGTGCACCCCTCCGGAATCCCAGCTCCCCGGGGCACTCGCCCAGCCCGGATTGTCCCTGGGAGCAAAAACACGGGGGCGACCCGCCAGCCCTGCACTCCGCGGGGCGGGGACCCCGGCTGGGGCCTCCTCCTCCCCGGTCCACCGCCCGCCACGGCTGGGCGCGCCGCGCCGCCGCCAGCTCAGCAGAGGCGCGGAGCCCGGGAGGGCGCGGGCGCGGGGGGCGGTGTGCGGCGCGGGTGTGCGCGGAGAGCGCGAGGGAGGAGAGCGTGAGCGAGGGAGAGAGCGCGCCGGGGCAGCGGTGCGTGCGCTCCGCTCGGCGCCACAGGCTCGCCCCGCGCAGCCCCGGCCGGCCGGGTGCTCTCCAGCAGAGTCGGCACTGCCGCCCCGGAGCCCGAGGAACCGCGGCGTCTGGAGATCGGAGGAAGCCGGGGCAAGCGCGGAGCCCGGAAGGAACTCGCAGCCCAGAGCCGGGAGTCTGAAAGAGGAGCGGAGCCCGCAGCCCCGGGTGAGCGCAAGCCCGGAGCGCTCCGGGTGGCACGGTCCGCGTCTGGTGCTTCCCGCCTGGACGACGCGCCCCCTCGCCGTCTCGCGCCCTCCGCTCGGGCCCCTGGTACTCTGTCCCTGCCTGAGACGCGCCCACCCTCGCCTGGGCTTCCGGCCGCGGAGGCGCCCGACCGAGCCGCGGACCCCGACGAAAGCGGCGCCCGACCCCACGCGCCCACCATGCGCCTCAACAGCTCCGCGCCGAGCCCCGGGGGCGCGCCGGGCCCCGACCCCTTCCCGCTGCCGCCGTCGGGGATGGAGACGACGCTCCTGGCATCCGGCCTTGGCAACGGCTCGGGCAACGCGTCCGAGCAGGTCCGAGCGGCGCCCAACAGCGACCTGGACGTGAACACGGACATCTACTCCAAGGTGCTGGTGACGGCCGTGTACCTGGCGCTCTTCGTGGTGGGCACGGTGGGCAACTCGGTGACGGCGTTCACGCTGGCGCGCAAGAAGTCGCTGCAGAGCCTGCAGAGCACCGTGCACTACCACCTGGGCAGCCTGGCGCTGTCCGACCTGCTCATCTTGCTGCTCGCCATGCCGGTGGAGCTGTACAACTTCATCTGGGTGCACCACCCCTGGGCCTTCGGCGACGCCGTCTGCCGTGGCTACTACTTCCTGCGCGACGCCTGCACCTATGCCACGGCTCTCAACGTGGCCAGCCTGAGTGTGGAGCGCTACCTGGCTATCTGCCACCCCTTCAAGGCCAAGACCCTCATGTCCCGCAGCCGCACCAAGAAATTCATCAGTGCCATCTGGCTGGCCTCAGGCCTGCTGGCCGTGCCCATGCTCTTCACCATGGGCCAGCAGAATCGCAGCGCCGACGGCCAGCACCCCGGCGGCCTGGTGTGCACGCCCATCGTGGGCACGGCCACGATCAAGGTCGTCATCCAGGTGAGCGGCCTCTTCAAGGGGAGAAGGGCCAGGGAGAAATGAGGCTCTCAGCCGGGGCAAGGTTAGCAGGCACCCCTCAGAGAAGCCGCcacatctctcttttcctcaccCCAAAAGTGATTTCCTATGTGGGCACCCTCTAGGAACAGGGAATTGGAGAAATGTCACTCTTGGGAGGGAAATGAGGGAGAGGGGTGAGGGGCCTCAGAAGCAGCCTGACACTCCCCCCTCTTCACTCCAGAGCTGCCGGATCTCAGCGCCCATCTCATCCCCTCCTTCTGTCAAAGGGGCCAGAACCTCAGGTCAGTGGCCTCCTGGGGGGTCCACGGATGGGGCTCAGCTGTCTCAAATTCCCTAAGATGGGAGATACTTGTGTGCACTGCTGGCCTCCTCTGGAGAGTCCCTTTCATCAGCTTGTCAAAGACTTTGTGCCCCCAAGAGGCTGGGTCCCTCTCCTCTGTAGCAGCGCCCCCAGTCTGCTCCCCCAGtgcctcctgcctgccctgtCCCAGCCCACACTTGGGAGATGGAGCTGAGCCTGGTGCTGTCTCAGGCCAGTTCCTTAGCTCAGTCTCAGTTTtcccttctgtgaaatggggtaaTCATAGCTCCAACCTCAGAAGGTACAGGATTCAAGAGCGAATGTGTGTGCCATGCTGTGTGGTTCCTGGCTCGTAGAAATGCTCAAAGGCACTCCTACTGTCGGTGACGATGTTGTTTCTGCTGGGAAGATCCTAAGGTGTTGAGCGTGGTGGCAGGTGGGGGGCCTGTGTGAGGTGTATAACACTGGAACCGGGTGACAAATGCCGCTCTGAGGGTCTGAGCAAAGCGCCACAGGCACCCAGGTGGGAGCCCTCCCTGGGAATCGGCTTGGACGAGGCAGCCTGGCAGGGTGGGGAGATTCCCGCCCTGTGGAGAAGGCTAATCAGTCAAGGGCTGGCCAGGCAAGGGCCCTGAGCAGGAGGAGGGCGTCcatgggagggagtccaggaagaAATGCCACTTTGAATGGTGCCATGGCCCTAGGACTTGGTAGCCATGGAGGTGCAGGGTGGGACAAGGAAGGCCAA from Equus asinus isolate D_3611 breed Donkey chromosome 15, EquAss-T2T_v2, whole genome shotgun sequence includes these protein-coding regions:
- the NTSR1 gene encoding neurotensin receptor type 1, with protein sequence MRLNSSAPSPGGAPGPDPFPLPPSGMETTLLASGLGNGSGNASEQVRAAPNSDLDVNTDIYSKVLVTAVYLALFVVGTVGNSVTAFTLARKKSLQSLQSTVHYHLGSLALSDLLILLLAMPVELYNFIWVHHPWAFGDAVCRGYYFLRDACTYATALNVASLSVERYLAICHPFKAKTLMSRSRTKKFISAIWLASGLLAVPMLFTMGQQNRSADGQHPGGLVCTPIVGTATIKVVIQINTFMSFVFPMVLISILNTIIANKLTVMVRQAAEQGQVCTVGDQHSSFSMSIEPGRVQALRHGVRVLRAVVLAFVVCWLPYHVRRLMFCYISEKQWTPFLYDFYHYFYMLTNALFYVSSTVNPILYNLVSANFRQIFLSTLACLCPLWGRRRKRPAFSRKANSVSSNHTFSSNVTRETLY